The Amphiura filiformis chromosome 8, Afil_fr2py, whole genome shotgun sequence genomic sequence aattatagtaagataataAGCTTAGATCTACAAATtctaaatagctctagtctttgttagACTTGCTCCAAGTCCTCAGGCTTTCTAATTCTATAAACTGATGCAATTTTCTATCAATTGTTCATTTATATCCATTGGACTTACAAAACCATGGCCACACAACATACAACATCATCCAGCCATGCCTCTTCAAGAGGACTTCTATTAGCCTACattggctatccaggcttgtgcatttttattgtatgagcttggaacggtccatggatttcccaggcacctgcccggggggggggggcttgggtcttaaaaaaaaaagaggaagaaagagagcGAGAAGGAAAAAAGAGGGAGTGAGAGTGGAATAGCCAGTGGGGGAAGGGGGGGAGGTAGTACCTCCTAATATCAAAAGGGGAGAAAAAACACCTGAAAGTGGATCCATACgcctatttcacaaattttgaatgAAATTTGAACACATTTTATACTTTAGCCACTTTTTCGGTCAAATTCTCTGTCAAAAATCCTATAAATACTAAGATGCATATAAATTAAAGGTATGCTCCAAAATAaccaataataatgtaaaaatgttgcaccaaatgccttcattgaGGCTGACGCGCGGATATTAAACCTTTCAACATATTGCGTTCAGACTTCAGCCCCTGTTTCCCTTGTATTTCCCGGTTCtcggctatcatggttattggcttttgcagatctcaaattcagggtgtgtcctttggctagGGTCACTGTCCCCACAGCTGAGCTCGATTGCAGCTTTTAGCATTTTGACCAGACTTTCGCCATTAATTTGAAATTTGGCCTGACCTTTGACCATGACTAATGCAAACCTGAGCTTCCTTGTTTGAGTTATACCCACCCACGAAGTTTGAGTAATTTGCAATTTTTAcgtttttttgacctatgaccttttaaccgtaggtctgacaaaaaggccactgtggaaacttttgtttgttagtccaaaggtccacccacccaccaagtttgagcgccatgggggcaagttgaaatttttaccttttttgacctgtGACCTCACAACCGTAGGTTTGACAAAAAGGTAaccatggaaacttttgtttgttagtccaccgacccaccaagtttgagctacATAGGACAATTTGAAATGTTACCTTAAGTATAATAAACCCATAAATTAATAACAAATTTCCAGccacatttttcattaacttgtggaataggCCTGCATCTCTTTTGTTGTTTTCctcaagttaatgaagaatgcggctggaaatttgattaattatgagtttattactcagaaaatcaaaattgcaaatgagaaacatgtaaaaatgacttaggcaattagcgtagcaggttgacgatatgacctcttaaccgtaggtctgacgaaaaggtcgccatggaaatttttgtttgatagtccaaggttcacccacccacccaccacgtttgagctccataaggggcattttgaaattaaaaccttctttgacctatgacctcttaaccgtaggtctgacaaaaaggtcaccatggtaacttttgtttgttagttcaaGGTCAACACACCTGCCAAGTTCGAGCTCCAtaagagcaatttgaaatttttgccTTTTTTGACCTATGTTCTCTTAACCATACATttgtaggtctgacgaaaaggtcacagTGGAAACTTTTCAacaatttttagtcatttgacctaagatgacccatggatgaccttagatgacccctaaatgaccttccaaaaatcttagaatgttgattgtacccatgaagtttcatgcccattcgaCAGATGACCATGTGTGACCCTGGATGGCCCCAAAATggccttccaaatatttggctctaatgttgactgtactcaccgagtttcatgcccatatgacagtttctaGTAATTTGACcggagatgaccccaaaatgaccgtccaagtATTTTGCCCTCAGAATTAATTtgccctggatgacctcgggtgaccttgactcactaaccaatacaaactgcctggggtcaagatgcacccacctaccaagtttgagcaaTGTGGGACCCCTAGTCTCGAGAAAAGAGCCGGACAGACAATCagatggacagacagacagattccAGTGAATTATAGTAAGGATATGTACTCATGATTCAATCACAGATTAACTCAGATGAGTCTTTGacaatttgtttcatattttcaCAGGTCGATCAACCTAGCTGAAAGAGTGATACCCTGGTATATAACTAAAGGATGGCAACAAAGGGGGCAACAATGTTAAGACCTTTTATATGTTCAGTTTGCCGGGTCATGTTCTCCTCTTTTGACAACTTTTCACAACATAGACATAAGAAAAGATGTAAAACACACCTTAACCATTGTCAAGGCATGGGTGCCCAGAGTGATAAAGTTTTCCATAGATATGGGATGAAAGAACATGTCACATATAGACGCTATGGAAGGAAACTAcatcaatgtgaatattgtcagaaatgcttttcaTCCAGTAGCAATCTGAAAGTGCACAtccgaactcacaccaaagagtgGAGTATGTTTTGCACGCATGCATGGTCTGAAAATACATGTTTGCAAATGTAATAGAACTCAATCCCTTAAACAACGCCATCAGTGTCAGTactgtcagaaatatttttcaGAAAGCTCCAATTTGAAAGTGCATATCAGATCTCACACcggagagaaaccttatcagtgtgacaTTTGTCTTAAATGCTTTGCACGAAATGGTGGCCTCAAAAGGCACACtacaactcataccaaagagaaaccctaccagtgtgTGCAATGTCATAAATGTTTTGGACAAAATGCCCATCTCAAagatcacatcagaactcacactaatgaGAAACCCTAtgagtgtgaatattgtcagaaatgttttggtaCAAAGTCCCATCTCAAAgtgcacatcagaactcatatcaacgagaaaccctatcaatgtgaatattgtcagaaatgttttacacgaaGCAGGAATCTGAAACAACACATCCGAACTCAACACATCCAAACTCACACTGATGAAACACTCTACCAATGTGAGTTTTGCCAGAAATGCTTTGGGAGCAATTCTCATATCAAAgaacacatcagaattcacaccaaagagaaaccttatgaATGCGAACATTGTGGGAAATGCTTTGCACGGAAAAGTTCTCTGAAAgagcacatcagaactcataccaatgAGACACCCTTTCAGTGTGAACATTGCCAGAAATATTTTACACGAAGTGGGAATCTCaaacaacacatcagaactcacactaatgaAAAACTCTACCAATGTGAGTTTTGCCAGAAATGCTTTGGAAACAATTCTTATCTCaaagaacacatcagaactcataccaaagataAATCTGTGCAATGTGAGTATTGTGGGAAATGCTTCATTAAGAAAAGTAATCTGAAAagacatatcagaactcataccaaagagaaaccctatcagtgtgagttttgtcagaaatgctttgcagaaAAGCGCAGTCTCACAAGGCACACTAGTACCCACACCAAATGAGACTATCAGTGCGAGTCTCATAAGAACTAAATGCTCTGCATCCCCGGTCTGCATCAAGTGATGGTGTCGGAGTACATGATATACCTGCCTGGAACATGAGATACACTGACCTGCCTGGAGTGCAgggttttaaagttttttttgaaGGGGTTAAAAAAACACCATatctaaacttttaaccctttcaTGATGTTTAACATAATATGTTAAGAGGAGTAAAGGGGGTAGCTGGATCGAGGAAACCCCGCTGGAGAGTTAACATACCAAATTCCTGTGTACTAATTGACGATTGCCTATCACATTAATTGTGTGTCCAAAACAATTGCTAGAAATATTGGTGTGATGAATAAACTTTTAAACACTTGATCCCATCAACCCGTATATTGTTCCCGGGATATAGTCACTCTTTACTGTACCTTATTTTGAATACTTGTAAATCTTATAACTGGACAAACTTGTCAAGCTTCAGAAGTGGGCAATAACGACAATTTCTAATAGTCACTGTACGAAAGGCATACTGTAcaaattttttgccaaatacaATGTTCTAACCGTAACTGATACACTTTTGAATTAATTGGGTATTTTCATGTATAGACAGTGTATAGATActctaataatatttttaaatcttttccatgttaaaaaatgAACCagaattacacacaggattactctaCTCTACACACATGTCAGGAACCAAGCAGTTGTCCGACTGatgcaacagcaaaatgcactgacacggaacagcttcctggaccacgttcacaggcgaataattggcacccagcaagaGAAATCtatgagaatgcgtacaagatccttacacaggtgattgtttcaaaagaGTAATTGGAATAGTGTCGAatggggctgcttctgcttttcgcacattttcttcaagaaacaggtcttgttccacactattccacattacgcacagatttcttgtgttaggtgccaattattgggctgtgaatttggtccaggaagctgttcgatgtcagtgtattttgctgttgtgtcagttggacaactgtttgcttactgaccagtgtttagagcagagtattgaagtaatcatgtgtgcaattttGATTCATATTCATGGACAgcagaattttaagatatgaccttgtgaaaaattataagtctctttttgagcccagttttaACGTTCAgaaattaggggtggtgcaataattatgtgtacccctgggggtgaattctcaaaatggtctgccaaaaatgcttgccccccccccctttggccatgccaaaaaatctttgcccccccccctttgacgtgcccaaaaacctttgccccccctttgatgtgccaaaaaattttgcccccccttacacatacaagattttggggaacccgaatttaaaaccttaaattgtcttatcatataatgcgagcgcagtgagcaggaaattttgcatatttgaatgtgttcctaacgttttcctatgcctttttagggcgtaatgtagaaacggtacccaaaatatctgtgccaaaattgcttgcccccctttcgacctgccaaaatcgcttgaccccctttgacctgccaaaaatgcttgccccccttctagcctgccaaaaatctttgcccccctataattcaccccccctgggtacacataattattgcaccaccccttaggtgccggttcgctatctctaaggttcgctatctctaattttaaataaggttcactaGCTCTAATTCAAAATAAGGCCCGTTATCTCTAATTCCCTATAAGGTTCGCCATGATCAATgatctctaattttaaaattagagatagcgggcctcgtttaaaattagagatagtgttaaaattagtgatagcgagccTTATAGGGAtggcgaaccttcaataaattagtgatagcaggccttatttaaaattggtGATAGcaggccttatttaaaatttagCGATAGCGAAGCTTATTTAAAATGAGTGATATGCAAAcattagaactagcgaaccttattccgaATTAGTGATATTGAACCTTTAGTAGCAgacattttttgtctcgcctgataatgCAGGAAACTATATGTAATCACTTTTCCATATGTAGGGAGGTGTGTGTgacaatttggttaaagttttgattAAATGCTCTCATGATGAACAGTTCAGATCCTATTGCAAGGAAATTTGGGCCATAGGTGAAGTATGAAGGTCTTTACGTTATGaagttgtgtcacataatttcaaggtcaccataggtcatttgaggtcaaatgttttcttgaaatttGGATTAAGTTGCTCTCAGGCTATGTATTTTGCCATGCTTTGACGTATCAAGCCGCAATTTTGGACAGTGATAGGGGCAAGTGTGTCAAGCTGCTCAGTGATGGAGGAAAGTGTGGGAGGCAGGATGGGCAGTACGGGGAGGAGGGGAGTAAGGCAGAAGATAACAAGCAAAATACCctgtaaaaaaaaatctggagatccgtatggggtacagggACCAGGGGtcgatttagagaataaaatttacatgcacgactgatttttttttcacaaaatgggctgtataacacacaatttttttgcacaggcaaaattctacatgcacagagccaaagttacatgcatttgtgcatatAAAACCCCTGTAAATCAAGTCCTGACAGTGACATAACTTGATTAGattttaaggtcattttgggataatccggggtcacccaggtgcaggtcaaattactaaaaactgttgtatggtcatcaaacttggtgggtacagtctacatttagagccaaatttttggaaggtcattttggggtcacccagggtcatctgagatcaaattactaaaaaactattgtatgggcatgaaatttggtgggtacagtcaacatttagagttaaatatttggaaggtcattttggggtcatccgaggtcatcaaggggtcatctgaggtcaaattactaaaaactgttgtatggacatgaaacttggtggatactgtcaacatttagagcaaaatttttggaaggtcattttatgGTCATGCGAGgttacccaggggtcatctgaggtcaaattactgaaaactgttgtatgggtatgaaacttggtgggtacagtcaacatttagagccaaatgttcggaaagtcattttggggtcatccgaggtcatccaggggtcaaattagtaaaaactattgtaTGGGGATGAAACttcagtcaatatttagagccaatttttggaaggtcatttcggggtaattatgggttgttgcaggttcatttctaTATACCAAAAGTAATCGTGAAAGCAGGCGAAACTcctggttcgagaaccgccttgtttaggTATAGTGAACCCTTTTATCTATTAGAGATAGaggaatttttatctccattgcACGTTAGTGGTAGTGAACCTAAGAGATAGCTGTCCTTAGAGATAGAGCCCTAGAGGGAAGTTACAAGAAATAGGCCTtccaatctatataataatacgctattctctgtagatctgtttgtctgtgactgctagtGCTAATGTGAGGCCATTGTAGGTCGTATGGGGCTCAacctcggtgggtgggtgtagttctgtcatggcaagaagaagtttatgttcattAAGTCATCCTgtcccggggccccctcccagggaggtcgtggggtcatctgaggtcaaatttggtgaaacatttagagccaaatttttgaaaggttatttcggggtcattcagggttacccaggggtcatctgaggtcaaattactaaagattgtcatatgggcatgaaactttggtaggtacagtcaacatttagagccaaattttggaaggtcatttcggggtcacccaggggtcatctaaggtcaaattactgaaaattgttgtatgggcaaaaaacttggttggtacagtcaacatttagagtcaaattattagaaggtcattttggggtcatccgaggtcatccaggggtcacttgagatcaaattagtaaaaacttgtatgggcatgaaacttggagggtactgtcgacatttagagccaaattttggaaggtcatttcagggtcatccaaggtcatccagaggtcagctgaggtcaaattagtaaaaatgtatcaaacttggtgggtacagtcaattaGAGCCActtttttggatggtcatttcagggtcatctgaggtcacat encodes the following:
- the LOC140158773 gene encoding uncharacterized protein translates to MHGLKIHVCKCNRTQSLKQRHQCQYCQKYFSESSNLKVHIRSHTGEKPYQCDICLKCFARNGGLKRHTTTHTKEKPYQCVQCHKCFGQNAHLKDHIRTHTNEKPYECEYCQKCFGTKSHLKVHIRTHINEKPYQCEYCQKCFTRSRNLKQHIRTQHIQTHTDETLYQCEFCQKCFGSNSHIKEHIRIHTKEKPYECEHCGKCFARKSSLKEHIRTHTNETPFQCEHCQKYFTRSGNLKQHIRTHTNEKLYQCEFCQKCFGNNSYLKEHIRTHTKDKSVQCEYCGKCFIKKSNLKRHIRTHTKEKPYQCEFCQKCFAEKRSLTRHTSTHTK